Part of the Pseudomonas sp. M30-35 genome is shown below.
ATCAGCAGATCGTATGCTTTCTTTTGCTCATACGGGCCGCCTTCGCCGTAGCCTGAGATATCGCAGACGATTAACTGCGGAAAGCGCTCATGCAAGGTCTCAAATGATAATCCCATGCGCGCAGCTGCACCCGGCGCGAGGTTTTGTACCAGCACATCAGCCTTAGCCAGTAAGTCTTCCAGCACAGCAGTGGCAGGTTCTTGTTTGAGGTCAAGGGTCAAACTCTCTTTGGAGCGGTTGGTCCACACAAAGTGCGAAGCCAGACCCGACACACGCTCATCGTAGCCCCGCGCAAAATCACCCGTGAGCGGACGCTCGACCTTGATCACGCGGGCCCCTAGGTCAGCCAGTTGGCGGGTACAAAATGGCGCAGCAATGGCGTGCTCCAAACTGACAACAGTGATGCCATCCAACGGACGCGGTGAACTTGTAGAGGTATTCATTTTTTAATCTCTTATTAGACCGCTCAGGCTTAAACCGGCACAGAATTTGAGGTCGCGATTAGCACAAGCTGCGCACTGACGCGCACTGGCGTAAGTTCCAGACCTGCGCAATCAGCTCATCTGTTTTGCTCGTGTCGTTGTGTCCAGCGAATGCCAGTAACCGGCGGAACTTGTCTTCCAGTTCCGCGCGCGACAAGGTGTTGCCTGGGTCGCCTTTAGGTTCATCTATCGCACTATGCAAATGGCGACCATCAACTGTCAGCACTTCAACACGGCCGAGCCAACGCTGCGGATACGCTTGGTCAACCTCTGCGTCGAGTTGCATCCGCACCTTTTGCCGAAAACTTGAAACCCGCGGGTCGTGCAATGAAAATTGCTCAAACTCCGGCAGCCCAGCCTTGCCATGCACGGCAATCAAGCCCAGCACTGTGCCCATTGAGAATTTGGCCTGATGCACGCTGCTCGGCACATCGACACGGCCAAGCACATCAATGGCCCCTTGATGGACCTTAGTGGTGACCTGTTCAATCTGATCAAAACTCAGCGCTTCAGCTTGCATCAAGGCAAGCAGTGCATCTGCAGCTGGATGCGTGTGACGGCACGATGCATGGAACTTGAACGATGTTTCACACAGCGCCCAACGACTGCCAAGCCGATCGGATAACTTGCTCGGGTCAGCATCACTGGACATGCCAGCCGCTAAACCCTGATCACCTTCAAGAATATTCCGCGCACCGCTTAAACCATCAGCCGTTAGATAAGCCGCAAGCAGACCATCAGCAGCGGCTTTGGCGGTGTGCAATTGCTTGGAGTCAGCGGCGTCGCGTAAAAACTCCCACAAGCCTGCAGCCTGGGTGCCAGCAGTTCCAAGCAGATTGATGAACTGCTCACGATCAAACTTCAGCAACTTGCCAACGCTGACCGCAGCAGCCAAGGTACCGACCGTGGCTGTGGTGTGAAAAATGGTGTAGTGCGAGCGCCCGAGAAATTCACCAATGCGAATCCCCGCTTCGTATCCCACAACCGCCGCCAGTATTAGATCCTGACCGCTGCAACCGAGGTCCTGAGCAGCTGCCAACGCAGCCGGGAACACCACAGTTGCGGGGTGTAAAACTGAGCTATTGTGCAAATCATCCTGTTCGACCAGGTGCGATGAGGCGCCATTCACCAGCGCAGCAAAGTAAGGACTAGTAGTTTTGCCACTGACCAGAATCTTCGCTTTACCCGTTTGCGGGCCCATGGCTTGCGCATAACGCTCGAACAACGGGATCGGGTGACGATCATGGCTGGCGAGCGCAGAACCAAGCCAGTCGAGGTACAAGTCCTCAGTCCTGGCCAGCACAACCCGGTCAAGCTGCTCATAACGCAAATCAGCCAAAAACGCGGCTAGCTGTTCGGTATGGGTCATGGTTTGCTACCTTAGAAAGAACGTGGCAGGTCGAGCAGATGCTCGGCGACATAAGACAGAATCAGGTTGGTCGATATTGGTGCCACCTGATACAAACGCGTTTCTCGGAACTTACGTTCAATGTCGTATTCACAAGCGAAGCCGAAGCCGCCGAAGGTTTGCATACAAGCATTGGCCGCCTCCCATGAGGCTTTAGCTGCCAGATACTTAGCCATATTGGCGCTAGCACCGGCATTCTCACCGGCGTCATATTCATCACAGGCGCGCCATCGCATCAGGTCAGCCGCTTCGATTTCAATGTGAGCTTCGGCAATAGGAAATTGCACGCCTTGGTTCTGGCCAATCGGGCGTCCAAACACTTCACGATCACGGGCATATTGGCTGGCTTTCTCGATAAACCAACGACCATCACCAATACACTCGGCAGCAATCAGCGTGCGCTCGGCGTTCAAACCATCAAGAATGTAGCGGAAGCCCTTGCCTTCTTCGCCAATCAGGCTGTCGGCAGGCAGTTCGAGGTTATCGAAAAACAACTCATTGGTTTCATGGTTGACCATATTGGCAATGGGTTGCACGGTCATGCCATTGCCGATTGCGTCACGTAGATCGACCAGGAAAATCGACATTCCCTCGGACTTTCTTTTCACTTCGGCCAGCGGCGTGGTACGTGCCAGCAGAATCATCAGATCAGAATGCTGGACCCGTGAAATCCATACTTTCTGACCATTGATCACATACTTATCACCCTGCTTGACCGCAGTGGTTTTGATTTTGGTGGTGTCAGTACCGGTCGTTGGCTCGGTCACGCCCATTGATTGCAGACGCAGCTCGCCACTTGCCAGTTTTGGCAGGTAGTAGCGCTTCTGCGCTTCGCTGCCGTGACGCAACAGGGTAAACATGTTGTACATCTGCCCGTGCACCGTGCCGGAATTGCCGCCACAACGGTTCACTTCTTCAAGGATGACCGAAGCTTCAGCCAGCCCCAGACCAGAGCCGCCGTACTCTTCGGGGATCATTGCTGACAGCCAGCCGGCGTCAGTCAGCGCCTTAACAAAGGCTTCTGGAAAGCCTTTGTCTTCATCTATTTTGCGCCAGTACTCGGCGTCAAATTCTGCGCAAAGCGCACGTACGCCTTCACGGATAGCATTCAGTTCTGGATTCTTATTCGGATTCATAATTCGCATCTCGTTTGAGCCAAAGGCTTGGCTGTATCAGTCAAATTTCACTTCGCTGCGCTGAGCAGCACCCGCTTCGTTTCCGGCCCACAACTGAGCGGTTCCGCTGGATTCAATTTTGCCGCCGACCGCAAATGGTTGCGGTGCAACCAACGGACGCAAGCCTCGGTAAGAAAATTGGCGCAGACGGGCTTGTGGGTTGGCTCGGCAAAAGGCGCGCAGGCTCAACGTGGCGATCAACGGGCCGTGTACCACCAACCCCGAATAACCCTCGGTGTCAGTCACATATGGCCAGTCATAGTGAATACGGTGACCGTTAAAGGTGACTGCCGAGTAGCGGAACAACAGGGTTGAAGTCGGCGTTATCGACTCATGCCAATCACCTTCGCTCAGCGCTTGACCGCTGCTGGTTTTCGGCGGACTGGGCTCGCGGTAAACAATGTTTTGATCTTCACGAATGGCCAGTTCACCATCCTGAAAGTACTCATGCTGCACGGTGACGAACAACAGCGCGCCGGTACTGCCGTGTTTCTCTTCGATATGGGTGATCGTTGAAACCCGGCTGGCGTCGCCGCCCACACGTAATGCTTGGATAAACTCGATTTTGCCGCCAGCCCACATGCGGTTTCGGTTATCGGCTGGCGGTAAAAAACCGCCGCGTGCTGGATGGCCATCTTCACCTAGACCGCTCTCGGCCACAGGATTCTGAAAGAAAGCCCAATGCCACAGTGGCGGCAGCGCAGCGCCGTGGGCCGGGGTTTCTTCACCCAGCGTTGCGGCAATGCGCATCACCAGATTACGACTCAGTTGATCGTGGACTTCTTCGGAACGGCCAATCCAGGCAGATAATGCGGCGTCAGTCATGGGTTACTTCCAGCAGTGCTTTTTTTAGTTGCACTTAGGATGCGTCTGACACAGCGTTCTGTGAATTTGCATTTACATAACTCGGCGTTCAGTTATTCTGAACGCTGAATATGTCCTCATTCAATGACGCAGAGACTGTCTATGCATTTCGATTTACCCGACCTGCGCTTGTTTATTCATATTGCTGAGTCGCCGAGCCTGACTCAGGGGGCTCGGCGTGCATTCCTTTCGCCTGCTGCTGCCAGCGCGCGCATCAAATCACTCGAAGCGCAGCTCGATTCGCGCCTTCTCTACCGGGACAGTCGCGGGGTTGAACTCACCCGCGCAGGTGAGCGTTTGCTGCACCATGCACGGCTGATCATGCGCCAGGTTGATTACCTGAAAAGTGAGTTTGCGGATTACGGTGCGGATGCTGCGGGTCATATCCGCATATTTGCCAACACCACGGCGGTAACCGAATTCCTCCCAGAGATTCTTGCCGGGTTTCTCGCTGAACGCCCCGGAGTCAGTGTCGACCTGCAAGAGCGCTTAAGCCGAGACATCGTTCGCGGTGTACTTGATGGCTCAACTGACATGGGGATCATCGCCGGTCCCGTAGAAGTCAGCGGATTACAAGTGCTGCATTTCAGCACCGACCGTTTGTTGCTGGCGGTGCCAAAAAATCACCCGCTTGCTGATAAACCGCGAGTAACCCTACGCGATACCCTTGAATATCAGCATATTGGTCTGCACGAAGGCAGTACGCTGCTGAGCTTCTTACGCGAACATGTTGAGAAACTCGGCAAAAAATTATCACTTCGGATTCAGGTTTCGAGTTTTGAAGCCATCTGCCGCATGATTGAGGCAGGGGTTGGCATCGGCATCATTCCCGAGTCAGCAGCCAGCCGCCACAGTCGCACGATGGAACTTACGACTATCGAGCTTGATGAACCGTGGACGGTGCGTGAGCGCAGCATTCTGGTACGTGATCTAGACGCCTTACCCGGCAGCGTCAGGGCATTGATTGCCACACTGATGCCCACGCTAATTCCAGAGTCACAAAGCGTAAAGGACGTTGAACCACAATAGACCTCTGCCCCAACTGACAAGAACCTTGAGGGTGCAACGGCGTGCTCGATCTACTGACCTACATATTTGCTGAATTGCTATTGCGTTGTATTAGCTTCCCAATCGGCTGGCCGCTGGTAAAACTATTCACGCTAGGTCGGTACCCAACCAAGGGCAGCTGGTTTGCGGACAGACCGGAAACACAGTGGACCGCTGGAATAGGTCTTGCTGTGTTGGTGCTCGTGCTAATGATCATGCTCAAACAGCTAGTCGATTGGTAAACTTGGCTATACAGACAGCAAAACGCCCTGAACCAGTCAGGGCGTTTTAGTCTGCTTCTGTACATGATGCGTGTTAGACGTTAATCACTACACGGCCACGGCTTGGGCATTCGTCCATGTACAAATGAGCTTGGCCGACTTTGTCGAAGGCAAAGCTTTTATCAATCAGCGGCTTGAGCAAACCATCGCCGGTGAGTTGATTGATGCCTTTTACAGCCCGGGCAACCGCTTCTTTATCCTGCGGGATATCCAGCTCTTTCTTGCCGGTAAAGTTGCCGATGCAATGCACGAAGAACTGAATATTTTTCTGGAATGCAGCGCAGGCTGGGAATGGCGTCTCATTACCGCCCTGCAGCCCGTACAACACCAGGCGACCACGCGGAGCCAGTGCATCACCAAGCAGGCACATTTGTGGGCCACCCAAGGTATCCATGACAATATCAACGCCACGATCATTGGTCAGTTTCTTTGCCCGGCTGACCAGGTCTTGCTCTTCAGTCAGGATGATGTGGTCGGCACCGAGTTCGCGCAGAAATTCGGTATCCTCATCAGTATCGGTAGCGGCAATGACATGCGCGCCTAAAGCCTTGGCCATCTGCACGACATACGGGCCCCAGCAGCGGCTGGCCGCAGTGATTAACACCGTTTCACCAGCTTTCACCCGAGCCAGCTCGACCATGCCGAACCAACCGACCATGGAAGGCAAAAAGTGAACGCAGGCTTGCTCAGGCGTCAAAACGTCCGCGTAGCGCGCCACTGAAGTACGCGGTAACACCACCTCTTCAGCGTATGCCGGGTAGTCGTTTGGGCTGTGCGCAGGGAAGCTGGCGACCTTATCGCCAACAGCCAAGTCGTCAACGCCCTCACCTACCGCTAAAATCACTCCGGCGACTTCATAACCGAGTCCAGCGGGTAATTGAGCGTGTGTCGTTGCAAGATTCTGGCGCCAGAGCACGTCCTGCCAGCTTACACCGATAGATTCGACGCCTATCAACACTTCGCCAGCGGCAGGCGCAGGGCGCGAGCGCTCTTCGATTTTGAGGACGTCTGCCTCGCCAAACTGATGGAATCGGATGATACGGGACATCATAAACCTCTTCGATTGACCCCTTTAGACTTAGACTTTATCGGGCCTTTGTAAGCAATACCACATGCCAGTACTAATATTCACCATGCCTGTCGATGATGATACGTGGTTACAATATTAACAGTGTGCACTAGTGTATTGCTAAGGCAGCATAATCCGCATTAGCCTGATGCGTGCAGAAGCTTGAGGAACCACTGAAAAAGGTAGCGAGCGACGGGAGTACAAGGCGAAAAGGTGCGAAAAAGCGACCGAGGTCGCGCTCGACTTTAGTTGTCCTAAATGAGCATTTTGAGCAGCTTTTCAACGCAGTAATACCTAGCGCAGTAGTTTTGCTGTGGTTCCTTGGGCATTCTTATTTGAAATGGAAGATAGATGAACCGTAACGATCTTCGCCGTGTAGACCTTAATCTTCTGATCGTTTTTGAAACGCTGATGCACGAACGCAGCGTTACTCGCGCAGCTGAGAAGCTATTTCTCGGTCAACCTGCGATCAGTGCGGCCCTCTCCCGTTTACGCAGTTTGTTTGATGATCCCCTCTTTGTGCGTACTGGCCGCAGCATGGAGCCGACCGCACGCGCGCAAGAAATCTTTGGCTTGCTGTCGCCTGCGCTTGATTCAATTTCCACAGCCGTCAGTCGCGCCGCTGATTTCAACCCAGCGACCAGTAACGCCGTGTTCCGTATCGGCTTGTCTGATGATGTTGAGTTTGGCCTGATGCCACCGCTGATCAAGCGCTTGCGAGCAGAAGCCCCCGGCGTTGTGTTGGTGATCCGCCGGACCAACTATTTGTTGATGCCCGGACTATTGTCATCGGGCGAAATCTCAGTCGGTGTTGCCTACACTGAAGAGTTACCGGCCAACGCCAAACGTAAAGTGGTGCGGCGCAGCAAGGCCATGCTGCTGCGTGCAGACACCGTGCCTGGCGCACTTTCACTCGATGATTACTGCGCCAGACCCCATGCTCTGGTGTCATTCGCTGGAGATCTTGGCGGTTTCGTTGACGGAGAATTGGAAAAACTGGGCCGTAAACGCCGAGTCGTGCTCGCCGTTCCACAGTTCAATGCGCTCGGCCCGCTGCTAAGTGGCACTGACATTGTTGCCAGTGTGCCCGACTACACAGCCGCCACCTTGACCGCGGCCGGCGGTTTACGCACCGAACCGCTGCCACTGGAGACCCAAACCTTTGAATTACACATGGCTTGGCGCGGCGCACAGGACAATGATCCTGCTGAACGCTGGTTACGCTCGCGGATTCAAATGTTTGTGGGCGACCCAGACAGCCTTTGATTCAAGCCGGTCCAGCGTTCAATCGCTGACACCAGGAAATCACATCCTGAATGTGCAAGGAAGCACTGGCTACCATCTCTTATCTGCCTCGCCGCCATGTAGTTCTAACGAGCGGTGCCACGCGTCATGTGGAAGGCTGCGGGTCACTACCTGCCCTGCTCCAGAACTCTTCGGCAGACTGACTGAGAATTGCTTTGGGGCGGGTCAGATGAATATCCAGGGGGATATCCCAGCTTTCGTCGAGAGCTCTAACTAAGCGCCCTTCCAGGACTTCTTGCTCGGTGAGGCTCTTGGGTAACCACGCCACTCCTTTGCTTTCCAGGGCCATAGACATTAATACCGCGGCAAGATGGCTGCTGAAAAGTGGTTTGAGGTGAAGGTAATCTTCCTTGCCGCGCAGTCTGTGGGCGACGATACGCCCCAGTCCAGACTCATGGGTGTAAGCGAGGTATGGCAATGCCGCAGGCAAGGTACTGAAGTTAGCAGAAGCACTCGCAAGAGGAACGAGAAGGTCTTCCCCCACCTTCTTGCTGATGAACTGATCAGGGGCTAGTAAAGGCGGTACGTCGGGATGACGGTGGCAGAGCAGAAACTGAACCTGGCCATGTATCAGCATCTGCTCACAGACAGCCATGCTATCTGAGTGCAACTGTACAGCCTCAATGGGAGCACCGTTTTCTGAGCTTCGAAGCCATTTGGGAAAAAATGTAAACGACAGGGAGTGAGTTGCCGCGAACTGCAGCGATTTGGCTGCCATCCCAGCGACCTCTTGAGCCTCGTTGCGCATCCGGTACAAATGTCTGGCAACTGCCTGAGCACTGGGTAAAATTTGCCTACCTGCCTCGGTAAGGGTTGCTCCTTGGTGGGTGCGCACAAACAACTCGACCCCCATCCAATTTTCCAGCGAACGAACTCTGCGGCTGAATGCGGGCTGAGTAACATGGCGTGCTTCGGCGGCACGGACAAAGCTGCCGTACTCCGCAAGCGCCGAAAGATCTTCAAGCCAAACTAGTTCCAAGGGCCATGCCTCCTGCGCATAGGGTGCGGCATTAATAGCATTGGGCGGGTGATATCGCAAAGCATAACGTGGTGCTACATACAACAAGAGGAACCCGTCATGCGCATCGTAGATATTCGTGAAAAAACTGTTTCTATTGCCTCTCCAATTGCTAATGCCTACATCGACTTTTCGAAAATGACCTGCTCGGTTGTCGCTGTCATCACCGATGTGATCCGCGATGGCAAACCTGTCATCGGCTACGGTTTCAATTCCAATGGTCGCTATGGCCAGGGTGCACTGATGCGTGATCGTTTCCTGGCGCGTATCACAGAAGCTGACCCAGACACTCTTGTCGACCATGACAACAACAACCTGGATCCGTTCGCGATCTGGAAAACTCTGATGACCAATGAGAAGCCTGGGGGGCATGGCGAGCGCTCGGTCGCAGTTGGCACCATCGACATGGCTGTATGGGATGCCGTCGCCAAGATTGAAGGAAAACCTTTATATCGCCTGCTGGCTGACCGATACCGTAACGGCGTGGCAGATGACAAGGTCTGGGTCTATGCAGCAGGCGGCTACTACTATCCAGGCAAAGATCAGACAAAGCTCAAGGCAGAAATGCAGAGCTATCTCGACCGCGGCTACGACGTCGTCAAAATGAAGATCGGAGCGGTGCCACTGGACGAAGATATCCGCCGCATCGAAGCGGTACTTGAAGTGGTTGGGGACGGTCGTCGACTGGCGGTCGATGCCAACGGTCGTTTCGATCTTCAGACAGGTATTGCTTACGCCGAAGCGATCAAGAAGTACAACCTCTTCTGGTACGAAGAGGTCGGCGACCCGCTGGACTACGCACTCCAGGCTGAGCTTGCCAATCACTATGAACTGCCAATGGCCACGGGGGAAAACCTGTTCTCCCATCAGGATGCTCGTAACCTGCTGCGCCACGGCGGTATGCGCTCTGATCGCGACTTCCTCCAGTTTGACTGTGCTCTGTCCTACGGGCTCGTGGAGTACATGCGCACTTTGAAGGTGATGGAGGATATGGGTTGGTCTTCCCGCCGTGTGGTTCCGCACGGTGGCCACCAGATGTCTCTGAACATCGCAGCGGGTCTGCACTTGGGCGGTAATGAGTCGTACCCAGATGTATTCCAACCTTTCGGCGGCTTCGCTGACGGCATCCAAGTCGAAAATGGCTACGTCGGGCTGCCGGACATTCCAGGTGTTGGCTTCGAAGCCAAGTCCGCTTTGTACGCAGTCATGCGCGAGTTGGGCGAAGGCTGATCAACCTCTATCTGCGGCCTCTTTGAAAGAGGCCGCAGACTCAGGCGTCACCAACTGACGCCAAGCCACATGCCCATCACAAAAATAAAATGAGGTGCTTCCGTGGAAACTTCCAAGTCCCGCTGGTACAGCCAGTTGTATGTGCAGGTATTGATCGGCATCGTGATCGGTGCCGCTATCGGTTACTTCACTCCTGATATTGGAGCCAAGCTGCAACCCTTTGCCGATGGCTTCATCAAACTGATCAAAATGCTCTTGGCGCCAATTATTTTCGGTACTGTCGTTGTCGGTATCGCCAAGATGGGCAGTATTAAAGAGGTCGGGCGGATTGGCGTAAAAGCGCTGATCTACTTTGAGGTTCTCTCTACTATCGCCCTGGTCGTCGGCCTTATCGTGGTCAACATCGTCAAGCCTGGCGTTGGGATGAACATTAACACCAGCACACTTGATGTAAGTGCCATCAGTAAATACAGCCAAGCCGCCAGTGAACAAGGCGGCACCATTGATTTCTTTCTAAATATCATCCCCCATACCTTCCTGGGTGCATTCTCGGATGGTGTCATGCTTCAGGTCATTCTGCTTTCGGTCTTGATGGGCGTTGCACTGGTTCAAATGGGAGAAACCAGCAAGCCGCTAATCAATACCATTGACCTGTTCCTGCAAGGCCTGTTCAAGATCGTTGCAATGGTCATGCGCTTGGCGCCGATTGGTGCTGGTGCCGGTATGGCGTTCACCATCGGCAAGTACGGGATTGGTACCTTGCTATCGCTCGGCCAGTTGCTCGTCGCACTCTACATTACAACGTTGTTTTTTATCGTGGTGGTGCTGGGTACGGTCGCCAGATGGTCGGGTATGCCGTTGATGCAGTTTATCCGCTACTTCAAGGATGAAATTCTCATCACGCTTGGCACCTGTTCAACAGAGGCCGTACTGCCGCGAATGATGGTGAAGCTTGAAAAGCTTGGCTGCAAAAAATCGGTAGTGGGCATGGTGCTGCCAACGGGGTACACCTTCAATGCGGACGGCACCTGCATCTATCTCACCATGGCTGCGATCTTTATAGCCCAGGCCACCAATACACCGCTGACCTTTGTGGATCAGATGATTCTGCTGGGCGTATTCCTGCTGACGTCCAAAGGCTCGGCTGGTGTGGCGGGTGCAGGGTTTGTAACGCTGGCTGCAACGCTGACAACCATCCACTCCATTCCTCTGGTAGGGCTCGTTTTGCTCTTGGGCATTGACCGGTTCCTGAACGAAGCGCGGGCCGTGACCAACCTAATAGGTAATGGCATCGGCACCATGGCGATTGCCAAGTGGGACAACTCGTTCGATGTCGAGGCCTGCGAGCGTGAAATTGCCAACATGACACATGAAAAAGCGGCAAGGAAAGCATTGCTGGCACAGAAATAATTCGCAAAACGCTCCGGTCATTTCCCGTCTTAAACGGTGTATGACCGGTAGTGCTTTCCAGGTCTCGCCTAACTCGGAACGAGCACAACGAATTACTTGAAAGAATTTTATGGAGCCAAAAATGATTGAGCGATCACATCATGAATTGCGCAAGGCGTTTGGTGATTTACTTCAAGGGACCGTCTGTAAATTTGCCGCTTCCGTATTCGATCCCATCTCGGTTCGTATGGCATCCGACCTTGGCTTTGAGGTTGCCATCCAGGGTGGCTCCGTTGCCTCGCTTCAAGTGCTTGGAGCACCGGACATTGCACTACTCACACTTGATGAATATGTCGAGCAGGTCTCCAGAGTCGGCCGGGCCAGCCAAATCCCGGTCATTGCGGACGCTGACCATGGATTTGGAAACGCGCTGAATGTGATGCGAACAGTCACAGAACTGCAGAAAGCCGGTGTTGCCGCGCTAACACTGGAAGACACCCACCTGCCGGCCAAGTACGACGAGCAGTCGCCCGTGCTTATCGAAAGGGAAGAAGCTGCAGCCAAGATTTACGCTGCGCGGTTTGCCCGGTCAGATGATGCTCTCAGCATCATCGCCCGAACGAATGTGGCGGTTACCACGCTGGAAGATTCCATTGCACGCACCACGGCCTATCAAAAAGCTGGGGCCGATGCGATTTGCCTCACCGGAGTAAAGGACGGCCAACACTTAAAAGCACTCACCTCACATCTTTGCGTGCCGATCATGCTGATCAATTATGGAAACCCTGCTCTGAGCGATGTTGAAAAATTGAGTGCGGTCAATGTGCGGGTCGTAGTCAATGGACATGCCCCGTATTTGTCCACAATCAAAGCGACCTACGAGACGCTACGCGAACAAAGCGGCATGGAGGGAAGCGAGCTTTCCCTCCCTGAGCTGCTATCGAAATACACGCTCTCGGATAATTACCGTGAGTGGGCGAAGACCTATTTAACGCAGGCATCACGCACTGGGAGGAGCTGACAGATCGGCAAAACCTGAACACACCGAAGATATCGTGGCAATCAACTTACTTGGCACTATTCGCATGGTGTATGCATTTACTCCCCACCTGTTCATACAGCCCAGTGCGACGATTGTGAATGTCAGCTCGGCTCTGACATTCGTAGCGCTGCCTGCCACACCACCCACAGCGCAACCAAAGCGGCAGTTCAATCGCTCACTTAAAACTACAGAGTCCAAGCTGCTTGATCACGCCGCTATTCTCAGCTGTTTACATACAAAGGCTACATTACATACGATTAACAAACTCAGCGTCTGGATTCGTCTGCGAAGCTCTTTTTTCTTCAATCGAGAACACTTCCATATCACAGCGTTTTGGCCTGCTGTCACGTGGCGACGGTCTTTGAGCAGGCCAAGCTGCATATGCTGCTGCGCTCACCCATTCAAATGTTT
Proteins encoded:
- a CDS encoding MmgE/PrpD family protein; translation: MTHTEQLAAFLADLRYEQLDRVVLARTEDLYLDWLGSALASHDRHPIPLFERYAQAMGPQTGKAKILVSGKTTSPYFAALVNGASSHLVEQDDLHNSSVLHPATVVFPAALAAAQDLGCSGQDLILAAVVGYEAGIRIGEFLGRSHYTIFHTTATVGTLAAAVSVGKLLKFDREQFINLLGTAGTQAAGLWEFLRDAADSKQLHTAKAAADGLLAAYLTADGLSGARNILEGDQGLAAGMSSDADPSKLSDRLGSRWALCETSFKFHASCRHTHPAADALLALMQAEALSFDQIEQVTTKVHQGAIDVLGRVDVPSSVHQAKFSMGTVLGLIAVHGKAGLPEFEQFSLHDPRVSSFRQKVRMQLDAEVDQAYPQRWLGRVEVLTVDGRHLHSAIDEPKGDPGNTLSRAELEDKFRRLLAFAGHNDTSKTDELIAQVWNLRQCASVRSLC
- a CDS encoding acyl-CoA dehydrogenase family protein; this encodes MNPNKNPELNAIREGVRALCAEFDAEYWRKIDEDKGFPEAFVKALTDAGWLSAMIPEEYGGSGLGLAEASVILEEVNRCGGNSGTVHGQMYNMFTLLRHGSEAQKRYYLPKLASGELRLQSMGVTEPTTGTDTTKIKTTAVKQGDKYVINGQKVWISRVQHSDLMILLARTTPLAEVKRKSEGMSIFLVDLRDAIGNGMTVQPIANMVNHETNELFFDNLELPADSLIGEEGKGFRYILDGLNAERTLIAAECIGDGRWFIEKASQYARDREVFGRPIGQNQGVQFPIAEAHIEIEAADLMRWRACDEYDAGENAGASANMAKYLAAKASWEAANACMQTFGGFGFACEYDIERKFRETRLYQVAPISTNLILSYVAEHLLDLPRSF
- a CDS encoding MaoC family dehydratase N-terminal domain-containing protein, coding for MTDAALSAWIGRSEEVHDQLSRNLVMRIAATLGEETPAHGAALPPLWHWAFFQNPVAESGLGEDGHPARGGFLPPADNRNRMWAGGKIEFIQALRVGGDASRVSTITHIEEKHGSTGALLFVTVQHEYFQDGELAIREDQNIVYREPSPPKTSSGQALSEGDWHESITPTSTLLFRYSAVTFNGHRIHYDWPYVTDTEGYSGLVVHGPLIATLSLRAFCRANPQARLRQFSYRGLRPLVAPQPFAVGGKIESSGTAQLWAGNEAGAAQRSEVKFD
- a CDS encoding LysR family transcriptional regulator, yielding MHFDLPDLRLFIHIAESPSLTQGARRAFLSPAAASARIKSLEAQLDSRLLYRDSRGVELTRAGERLLHHARLIMRQVDYLKSEFADYGADAAGHIRIFANTTAVTEFLPEILAGFLAERPGVSVDLQERLSRDIVRGVLDGSTDMGIIAGPVEVSGLQVLHFSTDRLLLAVPKNHPLADKPRVTLRDTLEYQHIGLHEGSTLLSFLREHVEKLGKKLSLRIQVSSFEAICRMIEAGVGIGIIPESAASRHSRTMELTTIELDEPWTVRERSILVRDLDALPGSVRALIATLMPTLIPESQSVKDVEPQ
- a CDS encoding zinc-dependent alcohol dehydrogenase family protein; translated protein: MSRIIRFHQFGEADVLKIEERSRPAPAAGEVLIGVESIGVSWQDVLWRQNLATTHAQLPAGLGYEVAGVILAVGEGVDDLAVGDKVASFPAHSPNDYPAYAEEVVLPRTSVARYADVLTPEQACVHFLPSMVGWFGMVELARVKAGETVLITAASRCWGPYVVQMAKALGAHVIAATDTDEDTEFLRELGADHIILTEEQDLVSRAKKLTNDRGVDIVMDTLGGPQMCLLGDALAPRGRLVLYGLQGGNETPFPACAAFQKNIQFFVHCIGNFTGKKELDIPQDKEAVARAVKGINQLTGDGLLKPLIDKSFAFDKVGQAHLYMDECPSRGRVVINV
- a CDS encoding LysR family transcriptional regulator, with the translated sequence MNRNDLRRVDLNLLIVFETLMHERSVTRAAEKLFLGQPAISAALSRLRSLFDDPLFVRTGRSMEPTARAQEIFGLLSPALDSISTAVSRAADFNPATSNAVFRIGLSDDVEFGLMPPLIKRLRAEAPGVVLVIRRTNYLLMPGLLSSGEISVGVAYTEELPANAKRKVVRRSKAMLLRADTVPGALSLDDYCARPHALVSFAGDLGGFVDGELEKLGRKRRVVLAVPQFNALGPLLSGTDIVASVPDYTAATLTAAGGLRTEPLPLETQTFELHMAWRGAQDNDPAERWLRSRIQMFVGDPDSL
- a CDS encoding LysR family transcriptional regulator, with product MELVWLEDLSALAEYGSFVRAAEARHVTQPAFSRRVRSLENWMGVELFVRTHQGATLTEAGRQILPSAQAVARHLYRMRNEAQEVAGMAAKSLQFAATHSLSFTFFPKWLRSSENGAPIEAVQLHSDSMAVCEQMLIHGQVQFLLCHRHPDVPPLLAPDQFISKKVGEDLLVPLASASANFSTLPAALPYLAYTHESGLGRIVAHRLRGKEDYLHLKPLFSSHLAAVLMSMALESKGVAWLPKSLTEQEVLEGRLVRALDESWDIPLDIHLTRPKAILSQSAEEFWSRAGSDPQPST
- a CDS encoding mandelate racemase/muconate lactonizing enzyme family protein, encoding MRIVDIREKTVSIASPIANAYIDFSKMTCSVVAVITDVIRDGKPVIGYGFNSNGRYGQGALMRDRFLARITEADPDTLVDHDNNNLDPFAIWKTLMTNEKPGGHGERSVAVGTIDMAVWDAVAKIEGKPLYRLLADRYRNGVADDKVWVYAAGGYYYPGKDQTKLKAEMQSYLDRGYDVVKMKIGAVPLDEDIRRIEAVLEVVGDGRRLAVDANGRFDLQTGIAYAEAIKKYNLFWYEEVGDPLDYALQAELANHYELPMATGENLFSHQDARNLLRHGGMRSDRDFLQFDCALSYGLVEYMRTLKVMEDMGWSSRRVVPHGGHQMSLNIAAGLHLGGNESYPDVFQPFGGFADGIQVENGYVGLPDIPGVGFEAKSALYAVMRELGEG